In a genomic window of Streptomyces katrae:
- a CDS encoding ABC transporter permease, producing the protein MSAGTFTPRPGAAPVSRMIWAQTALETRMLLRNGEQLLLTVIIPALLLTLFSVVDIVTVPVEAGAGQKSVDFLAPGVLALAVMSTAFTGQAIATGFDRRYGVLKRLGASPLPRWALMAAKTLSVLVTEVLQIALLTVIALALGWSPHGNPLSVAALVLLGTAAFSGLGLLMAGTLKAEVTLAAANLVFLLLLVGGGVIVPLEKFPGAVRDVLGLLPVSALSDGLREVLQHGAAVPLGDVAVLAGWAVLGLGAAAKWFRWE; encoded by the coding sequence ATGAGCGCCGGTACGTTCACCCCCCGGCCGGGGGCCGCGCCGGTCTCCCGCATGATCTGGGCCCAGACCGCGCTGGAGACCCGGATGCTGCTGCGCAACGGGGAGCAGCTGCTGCTCACCGTGATCATCCCGGCGCTGCTGCTGACCCTGTTCTCCGTGGTCGACATCGTGACCGTGCCCGTTGAAGCGGGCGCGGGGCAGAAGTCCGTGGACTTCCTCGCGCCGGGCGTCCTGGCGCTGGCCGTGATGTCCACCGCCTTCACCGGCCAGGCCATCGCCACCGGCTTCGACCGCCGCTACGGCGTCCTCAAGCGGCTCGGGGCCTCCCCGCTGCCCCGCTGGGCGCTGATGGCCGCCAAGACGCTGTCGGTGCTGGTCACCGAGGTGCTCCAGATCGCCCTGCTGACGGTGATCGCCCTCGCGCTGGGCTGGTCCCCGCACGGGAACCCGCTCTCGGTGGCTGCCCTGGTCCTGCTGGGCACCGCCGCCTTCTCCGGGCTGGGCCTGCTGATGGCGGGCACCCTCAAGGCCGAGGTGACGCTGGCCGCCGCCAACCTGGTGTTCCTGCTGCTGCTGGTCGGCGGCGGGGTGATCGTGCCGCTGGAGAAGTTCCCCGGCGCGGTGCGCGACGTCCTCGGGCTGCTGCCCGTCTCGGCGCTGTCCGACGGGCTGCGCGAGGTGCTCCAGCACGGGGCCGCGGTCCCGCTGGGCGACGTGGCGGTCCTGGCCGGCTGGGCGGTCCTGGGGCTGGGCGCGGCCGCGAAGTGGTTCCGCTGGGAGTAG
- the tkt gene encoding transketolase codes for MSTKPTTPELEWTELDQRAVDTARILAADAVQKVGNGHPGTAMSLAPAAYTLFQKVMRHDPSDPQWVGRDRFVLSAGHSSLTLYTQLYLGGFGLELDDLKSFRTWGSKTPGHPEYGHTAGVETTTGPLGQGVANAVGMAMAARYERGLFDPEAATGASPFDHMVYAIAGDGCLQEGISHEASALAGHQKLGNLVLLWDDNHISIEGDTETAVSEDTMKRYEAYGWHVQRVEQQPNGDLDPKALYAALQAAKAETERPSFIAARSIIAWPAPHAQNTEAAHGSALGNDEVAATKRVLGFDPEQTFEVSDEVLAHTRGLVDRGREARAAWEKDFSAWRTANPERAAAFDRIESNELPEGWEDELPVFEPGKGVATRAASGKVLEALGAVIPELWGGSADLAGSNNTTIDKNSSFLPVGNPLPEADPYGRTVHYGIREHAMAAVMNGIALHGHTRIYGGTFLVFSDYMRNAVRLSSLMHLPVTYVWTHDSIGLGEDGPTHQPVEHVASLRAIPGLNVIRPADANETAIAWREILRRHTKVFGKGAPHGLALTRQGVPTYERNEDAAKGGYVLFEAEGGEAQVVLIGTGSEVQLAVAAREALQAEGVPARVVSMPSVEWFEEQSQEYKDSVLPPSVKARVAVEAGIGLTWHRYVGDAGRIVSLEHFGASADGAVLFREFGLTAEAVTAAAKASIDAARPAAAAR; via the coding sequence GTGAGCACCAAGCCGACCACCCCAGAGCTCGAGTGGACCGAACTGGACCAGCGGGCCGTCGACACCGCCCGCATCCTGGCCGCCGACGCGGTCCAGAAGGTCGGGAACGGACACCCCGGTACGGCGATGAGCCTGGCCCCCGCCGCGTACACGCTTTTCCAGAAGGTCATGCGCCACGACCCGTCTGACCCCCAGTGGGTCGGCCGTGACCGTTTCGTGCTCTCCGCGGGGCACTCGTCCCTGACCCTCTACACCCAGCTCTACCTCGGCGGGTTCGGCCTGGAGCTGGACGACCTCAAGTCGTTCCGCACCTGGGGCTCCAAGACCCCCGGTCACCCCGAGTACGGCCACACCGCCGGCGTCGAGACCACCACCGGCCCGCTGGGCCAGGGCGTCGCGAACGCGGTGGGCATGGCCATGGCCGCCCGCTACGAGCGCGGCCTGTTCGACCCGGAGGCCGCCACGGGCGCCTCCCCGTTCGACCACATGGTCTACGCGATCGCGGGCGACGGCTGCCTCCAGGAGGGCATCTCCCACGAGGCGTCGGCGCTGGCCGGCCACCAGAAGCTCGGCAACCTGGTGCTGCTGTGGGACGACAACCACATCTCCATCGAGGGTGACACGGAGACGGCCGTCTCCGAGGACACCATGAAGCGCTACGAGGCGTACGGCTGGCACGTCCAGCGCGTCGAGCAGCAGCCCAACGGCGACCTCGACCCGAAGGCCCTGTACGCCGCCCTCCAGGCCGCCAAGGCCGAGACGGAGCGCCCGTCCTTCATCGCGGCGCGCTCGATCATCGCCTGGCCGGCCCCGCACGCCCAGAACACCGAGGCCGCCCACGGCTCGGCCCTCGGCAACGACGAGGTCGCCGCCACCAAGCGCGTGCTCGGCTTCGACCCGGAGCAGACCTTCGAGGTCTCCGACGAGGTCCTCGCCCACACCCGCGGCCTGGTGGACCGCGGCCGCGAGGCCCGCGCCGCCTGGGAGAAGGACTTCTCGGCCTGGCGCACCGCCAACCCGGAGCGGGCCGCCGCCTTCGACCGCATCGAGTCCAACGAGCTGCCCGAGGGCTGGGAGGACGAGCTCCCCGTCTTCGAGCCCGGCAAGGGCGTCGCCACCCGCGCCGCCTCCGGCAAGGTCCTGGAAGCGCTCGGCGCGGTCATCCCGGAGCTGTGGGGCGGCTCGGCCGACCTGGCCGGCTCCAACAACACCACCATCGACAAGAACTCCTCGTTCCTGCCGGTGGGCAACCCGCTGCCGGAGGCCGACCCCTACGGCCGCACCGTCCACTACGGCATCCGCGAGCACGCGATGGCCGCCGTCATGAACGGCATCGCGCTGCACGGCCACACCCGCATCTACGGCGGCACCTTCCTGGTGTTCTCCGACTACATGCGCAACGCCGTCCGCCTGTCCTCCCTGATGCACCTGCCGGTGACCTACGTGTGGACGCACGACTCCATCGGCCTCGGCGAGGACGGCCCGACCCACCAGCCGGTCGAGCACGTCGCCTCGCTGCGCGCCATCCCGGGCCTGAACGTGATCCGCCCGGCCGACGCCAACGAGACCGCCATCGCCTGGCGCGAGATCCTGCGCCGCCACACCAAGGTGTTCGGCAAGGGCGCCCCGCACGGCCTGGCCCTCACCCGCCAGGGCGTGCCGACCTACGAGCGCAACGAGGACGCGGCCAAGGGCGGCTACGTGCTGTTCGAGGCCGAGGGCGGCGAGGCTCAGGTCGTCCTGATCGGCACCGGCTCCGAGGTCCAGCTCGCCGTCGCCGCGCGCGAGGCGCTGCAGGCCGAGGGCGTGCCCGCCCGGGTCGTCTCGATGCCCTCCGTCGAGTGGTTCGAGGAGCAGTCCCAGGAATACAAGGACAGCGTCCTGCCCCCCTCCGTCAAGGCGCGAGTCGCGGTCGAGGCCGGCATCGGTCTGACCTGGCACCGTTACGTCGGGGACGCGGGCCGGATCGTCTCGCTGGAGCACTTCGGTGCCTCGGCGGACGGCGCCGTGCTGTTCCGCGAATTCGGCCTCACCGCCGAAGCCGTGACCGCGGCCGCCAAGGCCAGCATCGACGCAGCACGTCCGGCCGCAGCTGCGCGCTGA
- a CDS encoding ABC transporter ATP-binding protein — MSNDPAVEIRGLVKRYGSKTAVDGLDLTVPGGAVTAVLGPNGAGKTTTIETCEGYRRPDAGTVRVLGLDPVARAEALRPRIGVMLQSGGVYSGARAVEMLRHMAKLYADPLDVDALVERLGLGGCGRTPYRRLSGGQQQRLSLAMAVVGRPELVFLDEPTAGLDPQARRATWDLVRELRADGVAVVLTTHHMDEAEQLADEVAVVDAGRVIAHGSPEQLCRGGAENTLRFSGRPSLDLASLLKALPDGTQAAELTPGSYRVTGDVDPQLLATVTSWCAQHGVMPSSLTVERHTLEDVFLELTGKELRA, encoded by the coding sequence ATGAGCAACGACCCCGCCGTGGAAATCCGCGGACTGGTGAAACGGTACGGATCGAAGACGGCCGTCGACGGCCTGGACCTCACCGTCCCCGGGGGCGCGGTCACCGCCGTCCTCGGCCCCAACGGCGCGGGCAAGACCACCACGATCGAGACCTGCGAGGGCTACCGGCGCCCCGACGCAGGCACCGTCCGCGTCCTGGGCCTCGACCCCGTCGCCCGGGCGGAGGCCCTGCGCCCGCGGATCGGCGTGATGCTCCAGTCCGGCGGCGTCTACTCCGGTGCCCGCGCCGTCGAGATGCTGCGCCACATGGCGAAGCTGTACGCCGACCCGCTGGACGTCGACGCCCTGGTCGAACGCCTCGGCCTCGGCGGCTGCGGCCGCACCCCCTACCGCCGGCTCTCCGGAGGCCAGCAGCAGCGGCTCTCCCTGGCCATGGCCGTCGTCGGCCGCCCCGAGCTGGTCTTCCTGGACGAGCCCACCGCCGGCCTCGACCCGCAGGCCCGGCGCGCCACCTGGGACCTCGTACGGGAGCTGCGCGCCGACGGGGTCGCCGTCGTGCTCACCACCCACCACATGGACGAGGCCGAGCAGCTCGCCGACGAGGTGGCCGTCGTCGACGCCGGCCGGGTCATCGCCCACGGCAGCCCCGAGCAGCTGTGCCGCGGCGGCGCCGAGAACACCCTGCGCTTCTCCGGCCGCCCCTCCCTCGACCTCGCCTCCCTGCTCAAGGCCCTCCCGGACGGCACCCAGGCCGCCGAGCTCACCCCGGGCTCCTACCGGGTGACCGGCGACGTGGACCCGCAGCTGCTGGCCACCGTCACCTCCTGGTGCGCCCAGCACGGGGTGATGCCCAGCAGCCTCACGGTGGAACGGCACACCCTCGAGGACGTCTTCCTCGAACTGACCGGTAAGGAGCTGCGCGCATGA
- a CDS encoding helix-turn-helix transcriptional regulator, with the protein MKYGERTSEAPQGELATGERSTRNRVARSILDHGPSTVADLAQRLGLTQAAVRRHLDTLVADDVVAAREQRVYGARTRGRPAKVFALTDCGRDAFDQSYDTLAADALRWIAQSVGGGEKGEAAVAAFARARMASQAEAYREAVEAAPPEGRTEALAKALTADGYAATAKSAPGPHSGEQLCQHHCPVAHVAEQFPQLCEAETEVFSRLLGTHVQRLATIAHGDGVCTTFIPRSATQTDTSASASTAGRNPA; encoded by the coding sequence GTGAAATACGGCGAACGGACGAGCGAGGCCCCCCAGGGGGAGCTCGCGACCGGAGAGCGGTCAACCCGCAACCGGGTCGCGAGGTCCATCCTGGACCACGGTCCCTCCACCGTCGCCGACCTCGCGCAGCGTCTCGGCCTCACCCAGGCCGCCGTCCGCCGCCACCTCGACACGCTCGTCGCCGACGACGTGGTCGCAGCCCGTGAGCAGCGCGTGTACGGCGCACGCACGCGGGGCCGGCCCGCCAAGGTCTTCGCCCTCACCGACTGCGGGCGCGACGCCTTCGACCAGTCCTACGACACGCTCGCCGCGGACGCCCTGCGCTGGATCGCGCAGTCCGTCGGCGGCGGGGAGAAGGGCGAGGCGGCCGTCGCCGCCTTCGCCCGGGCGAGGATGGCCTCACAGGCGGAGGCCTACCGGGAAGCCGTCGAGGCCGCCCCACCCGAGGGCCGCACCGAGGCCCTCGCGAAGGCGTTGACCGCGGACGGGTACGCTGCTACGGCGAAGAGCGCTCCCGGTCCGCACAGCGGTGAACAGCTCTGTCAGCACCACTGCCCGGTCGCACACGTCGCCGAGCAGTTCCCGCAGCTCTGCGAGGCGGAGACCGAGGTCTTCTCCCGCCTGCTCGGGACGCATGTGCAGCGCCTCGCCACGATCGCCCACGGCGACGGGGTGTGCACCACGTTCATTCCGCGAAGCGCCACACAGACCGACACATCAGCATCTGCAAGTACGGCCGGGAGGAACCCCGCATGA
- a CDS encoding COX15/CtaA family protein, which produces MHKAAHTIGAVLNPFAYLAARWTPSPRIVQRAAAIAVLMSVVIVITGGAVRLTGSGLGCDTWPKCTDDSLIVTEAQGFHGAVEFGNRMLTYVLCAAVGAVILTARSAKPWRRSLTRLGWTQFALVMGNAVLGGITVLTGLNPYSVAGHFLLATTLLAVTTITWQRTREGDGAPRPRVPGPVRKLSWALIATTLVLIAAGTVVTGSGPHAGDKSEIKRMPFDWAATAHVHAIAAWLVCALGVAMWLVLRVVDAPADTRARARDLLVVLLAQGAIGYVQFFTSLPEALVAAHMLGSCLVWISVLRLALSLRERSAGPAQTPARDEAELSAV; this is translated from the coding sequence TTGCACAAGGCGGCGCATACGATAGGCGCCGTGTTGAACCCATTCGCATACCTCGCCGCCCGCTGGACCCCGTCACCCCGGATCGTCCAGCGTGCCGCCGCGATCGCGGTCCTGATGAGCGTGGTCATCGTCATCACCGGCGGTGCGGTGCGGCTGACCGGTTCCGGTCTCGGCTGCGACACCTGGCCCAAGTGCACGGACGACAGCCTGATCGTGACCGAGGCGCAGGGCTTCCACGGTGCCGTCGAGTTCGGCAACCGGATGCTCACGTACGTGCTCTGCGCCGCGGTCGGCGCCGTGATCCTCACGGCCCGCTCCGCCAAGCCCTGGCGGCGCTCGCTGACCAGGCTCGGCTGGACCCAGTTCGCCCTCGTCATGGGCAACGCCGTCCTCGGCGGCATCACCGTGCTGACGGGCCTGAACCCGTACAGCGTGGCCGGGCACTTCCTGCTGGCCACCACCCTGCTCGCGGTCACCACGATCACCTGGCAGCGCACCCGCGAGGGTGACGGCGCCCCCCGCCCGCGCGTGCCGGGCCCGGTGCGCAAGCTGTCGTGGGCGCTGATCGCCACCACCCTGGTGCTGATCGCGGCGGGCACCGTCGTGACCGGCTCCGGGCCGCACGCCGGCGACAAGAGCGAGATCAAGCGGATGCCGTTCGACTGGGCGGCCACCGCCCACGTCCACGCGATCGCCGCCTGGCTGGTGTGCGCGCTGGGCGTCGCGATGTGGCTGGTGCTGCGGGTGGTCGACGCCCCCGCCGACACCCGGGCGCGCGCCCGCGACCTGCTGGTCGTGCTGCTCGCCCAGGGCGCCATCGGCTACGTGCAGTTCTTCACCTCGCTGCCCGAGGCCCTGGTCGCCGCCCACATGCTCGGCTCCTGCCTGGTGTGGATCTCCGTGCTGCGCCTGGCCCTGAGCCTGCGCGAGCGCTCCGCCGGGCCCGCGCAGACCCCGGCCCGCGACGAGGCAGAGCTCTCGGCGGTCTGA
- a CDS encoding amidohydrolase: MIETPPLVDQHCQGVLLTDLGLATFEAQLIHSAGPPAAGTTFFDTQTGFAVRRWCPPLLGLEPHCAPARYLARRRELGGAESARRLLRGSGVGAYLVDTGLPGDLTGPKELALAGDAEAFEVVRLEPLAEQAADTSGTVAAFLANLAGAVHQAATGAVAFGCGPHAGYAAALAAAPEPPGPGEVRGAAGRWLAARGRGGPVRDPVLLRHLLWSAVASGLPLQLHTGGAGPEPLTGFARATAGLGARLVLLGGYPHHRDTARLAAAYPHVHADLGPALARTGARAAAVLAELLELAPFGKLLFSSGGRGLPELHAVGALVFREALGRVLGGWVTDGAWSWRDADRVAGMLAAGNARRVYRLDRPSGPASPPEC; this comes from the coding sequence ATGATCGAAACGCCGCCCCTGGTGGACCAGCACTGCCAGGGAGTGCTCCTCACGGACCTCGGGCTCGCCACCTTCGAGGCCCAGCTGATCCACTCGGCCGGCCCGCCCGCGGCCGGCACCACCTTCTTCGACACCCAGACCGGCTTCGCCGTGCGCCGCTGGTGCCCGCCGCTGCTGGGCCTGGAGCCGCACTGCGCGCCCGCCCGCTACCTGGCCCGGCGGCGCGAGCTCGGGGGCGCCGAGAGCGCGCGGCGGCTGCTGCGGGGCTCCGGGGTGGGCGCCTACCTGGTCGACACGGGACTCCCCGGTGACCTCACCGGGCCCAAGGAGCTGGCCCTGGCGGGGGACGCCGAGGCCTTCGAGGTGGTCCGGCTGGAACCGCTCGCCGAGCAGGCCGCCGACACCTCGGGGACCGTCGCCGCCTTCCTCGCCAACCTCGCCGGAGCCGTCCACCAGGCCGCCACCGGGGCCGTGGCCTTCGGCTGCGGGCCCCACGCCGGGTACGCGGCCGCCCTGGCCGCCGCCCCGGAGCCGCCCGGGCCGGGCGAGGTGCGCGGGGCGGCCGGGCGGTGGCTGGCCGCGCGGGGCAGGGGCGGACCGGTACGGGACCCCGTGCTGCTGCGGCACCTGCTGTGGAGCGCGGTGGCCTCCGGGCTGCCGCTCCAGCTGCACACCGGCGGGGCCGGGCCGGAGCCGCTGACCGGGTTCGCCCGGGCCACGGCGGGTCTGGGGGCGCGGCTCGTCCTGCTCGGGGGGTATCCGCACCACCGGGACACGGCCCGGCTCGCGGCGGCCTACCCGCACGTCCACGCCGACCTCGGGCCCGCCCTCGCGCGCACGGGGGCGCGGGCGGCGGCCGTACTGGCCGAGCTGCTGGAGCTCGCGCCCTTCGGGAAGCTGCTGTTCTCCAGCGGCGGCCGCGGCCTGCCCGAGCTGCACGCGGTCGGCGCCCTGGTGTTCCGGGAGGCGCTGGGCCGGGTGCTGGGCGGCTGGGTGACCGACGGCGCCTGGTCCTGGCGGGACGCCGACCGGGTCGCGGGGATGCTCGCGGCGGGCAACGCCCGCCGCGTCTACCGGCTGGACCGTCCTTCAGGGCCGGCTTCGCCCCCGGAGTGCTGA
- a CDS encoding heme o synthase, protein MCVTAVESRPAGVLGTSPGHRPFGARVMAFVALTKPRIIELLLITTVPVMFLAEQGVPSLWLVLATCFGGYLSAGGANALNMYIDRDIDALMDRTSQRPLVTGMVSPRECLVFGITLGVVSTLFFGLLVNWLSAALALGALLFYVVVYTMLLKRRTAQNIVWGGIAGCMPVLIGWSAVRNEVSWAAVILFLVIFFWTPPHYWPLSMKVKEDYARVGVPMLPVVAGNKAVARQIVLYSWVMVAVSLLLTPLGYTGWFYTSVALLAGGWWLWEAHALSARAKAGITGAKLKEMRLFHWSITYVSLLFVAVAVDPFLR, encoded by the coding sequence GTGTGCGTGACGGCCGTCGAATCCCGTCCAGCGGGGGTACTCGGGACGAGCCCCGGTCACCGGCCGTTCGGGGCCCGGGTCATGGCTTTCGTGGCTTTGACCAAGCCGCGGATCATCGAACTTCTGCTGATCACCACAGTGCCGGTGATGTTCCTCGCCGAGCAGGGCGTGCCGTCGCTGTGGCTGGTGCTCGCCACCTGCTTCGGCGGTTACCTGTCGGCGGGCGGCGCCAACGCGCTCAACATGTACATCGACCGGGACATCGACGCCCTGATGGACCGCACGTCGCAGCGGCCGCTGGTGACCGGCATGGTGAGCCCGCGCGAGTGCCTGGTCTTCGGCATCACGCTCGGGGTCGTCTCGACCCTGTTCTTCGGCCTGCTCGTCAACTGGCTGTCGGCCGCCCTCGCCCTCGGCGCGCTCCTCTTCTACGTGGTCGTCTACACGATGCTGCTGAAGCGGCGGACCGCGCAGAACATCGTCTGGGGCGGGATCGCCGGCTGCATGCCGGTGCTCATCGGCTGGTCCGCCGTGCGCAACGAGGTCTCCTGGGCCGCCGTGATCCTCTTCCTCGTCATCTTCTTCTGGACGCCGCCGCACTACTGGCCGCTGTCGATGAAGGTCAAGGAGGACTACGCGCGGGTCGGCGTGCCGATGCTGCCGGTCGTGGCGGGCAACAAGGCCGTGGCGCGCCAGATCGTCCTCTACAGCTGGGTGATGGTCGCCGTCTCGCTGCTGCTCACCCCGCTGGGGTACACCGGCTGGTTCTACACCTCCGTCGCGCTGCTGGCGGGCGGCTGGTGGCTGTGGGAGGCGCACGCGCTGAGCGCACGGGCCAAGGCCGGGATCACGGGGGCGAAGCTCAAGGAGATGCGGCTGTTCCACTGGTCGATCACCTATGTGTCGCTGCTCTTCGTGGCCGTGGCCGTGGATCCCTTCCTCCGCTGA
- the tal gene encoding transaldolase, which translates to MTDALKRLSDEGVAIWLDDLSRKRITSGNLAELIDQQHVVGVTTNPSIFQKAISGGDGYEQQLADLAARKVTVDEAIRMITTADVRDAADILRPVYDSTEGQDGRVSIEVDPRLAHNTTATVAEAKQLAWLVDRPNTLIKIPATRAGLPAITEVIGRGISVNVTLIFSLERYREVMDAYLAGLEKAKAAGLDLSLIHSVASFFVSRVDTEIDKRLDSVGTDEAKALKGKAALANARLAYEAYEEVFSSDRWAALDRAHANKQRPLWASTGVKDPAYKDTLYVVDLVAPGTVNTMPEATLDATADHGEVTGDTIRGTYEQSRAELDAVAKLGISYDDVVQLLEDEGVEKFEASWNDLLKSTEAELKRLAPAED; encoded by the coding sequence ATGACAGACGCACTCAAGCGCCTTTCCGACGAGGGCGTGGCGATCTGGCTGGACGACCTGTCCCGCAAGCGCATCACGTCCGGCAACCTCGCCGAACTGATCGACCAGCAGCACGTGGTCGGTGTCACCACCAACCCGTCGATCTTCCAGAAGGCGATCAGCGGCGGTGACGGCTACGAGCAGCAGCTGGCCGACCTCGCCGCCCGCAAGGTCACCGTCGACGAGGCCATCCGCATGATCACCACGGCGGACGTCCGCGACGCCGCCGACATCCTGCGCCCCGTCTACGACTCCACCGAGGGCCAGGACGGCCGTGTGTCGATCGAGGTCGACCCGCGCCTGGCGCACAACACCACGGCGACCGTCGCCGAGGCCAAGCAGCTCGCCTGGCTGGTGGACCGCCCGAACACGCTCATCAAGATCCCGGCGACCCGGGCCGGCCTGCCGGCGATCACCGAGGTCATCGGCCGGGGCATCAGCGTCAACGTCACGCTGATCTTCTCGCTGGAGCGCTACCGCGAGGTCATGGACGCCTACCTCGCGGGCCTGGAGAAGGCGAAGGCCGCCGGCCTGGACCTCTCGCTGATCCACTCGGTCGCCTCGTTCTTCGTGTCCCGCGTGGACACCGAGATCGACAAGCGCCTGGACTCCGTCGGCACCGACGAGGCCAAGGCCCTGAAGGGCAAGGCGGCCCTCGCCAACGCCCGTCTGGCCTACGAGGCGTACGAGGAGGTCTTCTCCTCCGACCGCTGGGCGGCCCTGGACCGGGCGCACGCCAACAAGCAGCGCCCCCTGTGGGCCTCCACCGGCGTCAAGGACCCGGCGTACAAGGACACCCTGTACGTGGTGGACCTGGTCGCCCCCGGCACCGTCAACACCATGCCCGAGGCGACCCTGGACGCCACCGCCGACCACGGCGAGGTCACAGGGGACACCATCCGCGGCACGTACGAGCAGTCCCGCGCCGAGCTCGACGCGGTCGCGAAGCTGGGCATCTCGTACGACGATGTGGTGCAGCTGCTTGAGGACGAAGGCGTCGAGAAGTTCGAGGCGTCCTGGAACGACCTGCTGAAGTCGACCGAGGCGGAGCTCAAGCGCCTCGCCCCCGCGGAGGACTGA
- the sufB gene encoding Fe-S cluster assembly protein SufB, translated as MTTETAHPELDGLGTYEYGWADSDAAGAAAKRGLSEEVVRDISAKKSEPEWMLNLRLKGLKLFDKKPMPKWGSDLSGIDFDNIKYFVRSTEKQAESWEDLPEDIKNTYDKLGIPEAEKQRLVAGVAAQYESEVVYHQIREDLEQQGVIFLDTDTALKEHPELFQEYFGTVIPVGDNKFASLNTAVWSGGSFIYVPKGVHVDIPLQAYFRINTENMGQFERTLIIVDEDAYVHYVEGCTAPIYSSDSLHSAVVEIIVKKGGRCRYTTIQNWSNNVYNLVTKRAVAYEGATMEWIDGNIGSKVTMKYPAVYLMGEHAKGETLSIAFAGEGQHQDAGSKMVHMAPNTSSNIVSKSVARGGGRTSYRGLVEIGEGAHGSKSNVLCDALLVDTISRSDTYPYVDVREDDVTMGHEATVSKVSDDQLFYLMQRGLTEFEAMAMIVRGFVEPIAKELPMEYALELNRLIELQMEGSVG; from the coding sequence ATGACCACGGAGACTGCTCACCCTGAGCTCGATGGCCTGGGCACCTACGAATACGGCTGGGCCGACTCCGACGCGGCCGGCGCCGCTGCCAAGCGGGGTCTGTCCGAGGAGGTCGTCCGCGACATCTCGGCGAAGAAGTCCGAGCCGGAGTGGATGCTGAACCTCCGCCTCAAGGGCCTCAAGCTGTTCGACAAGAAGCCCATGCCGAAGTGGGGCTCGGACCTCTCGGGCATCGACTTCGACAACATCAAGTACTTCGTGCGTTCCACCGAGAAGCAGGCCGAGTCCTGGGAGGACCTGCCGGAGGACATCAAGAACACGTACGACAAGCTCGGCATCCCGGAGGCGGAGAAGCAGCGCCTCGTCGCCGGTGTCGCGGCCCAGTACGAGTCCGAGGTCGTCTACCACCAGATCCGCGAGGACCTGGAGCAGCAGGGCGTCATCTTCCTCGACACCGACACCGCGCTCAAGGAGCACCCGGAGCTCTTCCAGGAGTACTTCGGCACGGTCATCCCGGTCGGCGACAACAAGTTCGCCTCGCTGAACACCGCCGTGTGGTCGGGCGGCTCCTTCATCTACGTCCCCAAGGGTGTCCACGTGGACATCCCGCTCCAGGCCTACTTCCGCATCAACACGGAGAACATGGGCCAGTTCGAGCGGACGCTGATCATCGTCGACGAGGACGCCTACGTCCACTACGTCGAGGGCTGCACCGCCCCGATCTACTCCTCGGACTCGCTGCACAGCGCCGTGGTCGAGATCATCGTCAAGAAGGGCGGCCGCTGCCGCTACACGACCATCCAGAACTGGTCGAACAACGTCTACAACCTGGTCACCAAGCGCGCCGTGGCGTACGAGGGCGCGACCATGGAGTGGATCGACGGCAACATCGGTTCCAAGGTCACCATGAAGTACCCGGCCGTCTACCTGATGGGCGAGCACGCCAAGGGCGAGACCCTGTCCATCGCCTTCGCGGGCGAGGGCCAGCACCAGGACGCCGGCTCCAAGATGGTCCACATGGCGCCGAACACCTCCTCGAACATCGTCTCGAAGTCGGTGGCACGGGGCGGCGGCCGTACCTCGTACCGAGGCCTCGTCGAGATCGGCGAGGGCGCCCACGGCTCCAAGTCCAACGTGCTGTGCGACGCGCTCCTGGTCGACACCATCTCCCGCTCGGACACCTACCCCTACGTCGACGTCCGCGAGGACGACGTGACGATGGGCCACGAGGCCACCGTCTCCAAGGTCTCCGACGACCAGCTCTTCTACCTCATGCAGCGCGGCCTCACCGAGTTCGAGGCCATGGCGATGATCGTGCGCGGCTTCGTCGAGCCGATCGCCAAGGAGCTGCCGATGGAGTACGCGCTGGAGCTGAACCGGCTGATCGAGCTGCAGATGGAGGGCTCGGTCGGTTAG